One Candidatus Dadabacteria bacterium DNA segment encodes these proteins:
- a CDS encoding 2-oxoglutarate dehydrogenase E1 component translates to MKMEDVFHGPNSAVIAELYDRYTSDPSAVEPEVRAFFEAWKPYGNGAAENGAPAPSPSGAGRTAQDAESTVAVTNLAQAIRLNGHLAAKIDPLGNPPAGDSLLSLEFHGLTEGRISSLPPSIVKSPAAEGCANAAEAIDRLRRVYCSFSGYDFQHIYYSGERLWMMNAVESGKFRSPALPVNLRSVLEQLSAVEALERFLHKVFPGKFRFSIEGVDMLVPMLNEFTFLASEAGVYHITLGMAHRGRLNVMHNVMDKPCEQSLLKFKDPVYERDFRDDMGWTGDVKYHEGAVKPLQMNGSGSGADGVLEIVLAPNPSHLESVNPVIQGMARGAGTDSSSAGEPKFDPMYSIPVVVHGDAAFPGQGINAETLNMSLIPGYGTGGTLHIITNNQLGYTTLPADGRSTLYSSDVVKGFEVPVIHVNADEPEACIEAVRIAFAYMREFRKDFLIDLVGYRRHGHNEGDEPAFTQPLLYKNVRNHPTVREKLAARCASEGVVEESGAREMFDERMERLTEIYESLPDATEDSERGLIVVPEKRAAANAKTAFPAAKLREINDALLTLPEGFSMNSKILKSREKRRDALKNPKALSIDWAMGEELSYASILADGVPIRFTGQDCQRGTFSHRHAVWHDEVTGRQYAPLQEIPQAKAGFEIINSPLTENACIGFEYGYSIQKPETLVIWEAQYGDFINGAQPLIDEYMVSGRSKWGQHPSLVLLLPHAYEGQGPDHSSGRLERFLNMAAEKNIRVVNCTSSAQFFHVMRRQAAVLKTDPLPLVIMTPKGLLRNPLVSSSLNQLSSGGFMPVIDDPVKAAGAKKVERVILCSGKVAVDMEMSDLRKSSPKVAVIRVEQLYYPPVEEIEAAVGRYAKAKEIVWLQEEPVNMGAWDFINPILRRIARARKLPLHLIARKRNSSPAEGSLSMHKVNQAILVEQAFSGGDVPNLEKSGVLLERDV, encoded by the coding sequence ATGAAGATGGAAGACGTTTTTCACGGACCGAACTCGGCCGTGATAGCGGAACTCTACGACCGCTACACAAGCGACCCCTCGGCGGTTGAGCCGGAAGTGCGGGCGTTTTTTGAGGCGTGGAAGCCCTACGGCAACGGCGCGGCGGAAAACGGCGCTCCCGCCCCCTCCCCGTCCGGCGCGGGGCGGACGGCGCAGGACGCCGAAAGCACGGTTGCGGTTACAAACCTCGCCCAGGCCATACGGCTGAACGGACACCTTGCCGCCAAAATAGACCCGCTCGGAAACCCGCCCGCCGGAGACAGCCTTCTCTCCCTTGAGTTTCACGGGCTAACCGAAGGGCGGATCTCATCCCTCCCCCCGTCCATAGTGAAAAGCCCCGCCGCCGAAGGTTGCGCAAACGCCGCCGAAGCGATAGACAGACTGCGGCGGGTTTACTGCTCGTTTTCGGGCTACGATTTTCAGCACATTTACTACTCCGGAGAGCGGCTGTGGATGATGAACGCGGTGGAATCGGGAAAGTTCAGGTCTCCCGCCCTGCCCGTGAATCTCAGGTCTGTTCTGGAGCAACTGTCTGCGGTTGAGGCGCTGGAGAGGTTTCTGCACAAGGTTTTTCCGGGCAAGTTCCGCTTCTCCATTGAAGGGGTGGACATGCTTGTTCCCATGCTTAATGAGTTCACCTTTCTTGCGTCCGAAGCGGGGGTTTACCACATAACGCTCGGAATGGCGCACAGGGGGCGGCTGAACGTTATGCACAATGTTATGGACAAACCCTGTGAGCAGTCTCTTTTGAAGTTCAAAGACCCCGTGTATGAGAGAGATTTCAGGGATGACATGGGCTGGACGGGGGATGTCAAATACCACGAGGGGGCGGTCAAGCCGCTTCAGATGAACGGCAGCGGAAGCGGCGCGGATGGAGTGCTGGAAATAGTGCTTGCGCCCAACCCCAGCCATCTTGAGTCCGTCAATCCGGTCATTCAGGGAATGGCGCGGGGGGCGGGAACGGATTCCTCCTCGGCGGGCGAGCCGAAATTTGACCCGATGTATTCCATTCCCGTGGTTGTTCACGGAGACGCCGCCTTCCCCGGACAGGGAATAAACGCCGAGACGCTCAACATGTCTCTGATACCCGGATACGGCACGGGCGGAACGCTCCACATCATCACCAACAATCAACTGGGCTACACAACCCTGCCCGCAGACGGGCGCAGCACGCTTTATTCAAGCGATGTGGTAAAGGGCTTTGAAGTTCCCGTCATACACGTAAACGCGGACGAGCCGGAGGCGTGCATTGAAGCCGTCCGCATCGCCTTTGCCTACATGCGGGAGTTCCGCAAGGATTTCCTCATAGACTTGGTGGGATACCGCCGCCACGGGCACAACGAGGGAGACGAGCCCGCTTTCACTCAGCCGCTTCTCTACAAAAATGTGAGAAACCACCCGACCGTCCGCGAGAAACTCGCCGCCCGCTGCGCCTCAGAGGGGGTTGTTGAGGAAAGCGGGGCGCGGGAGATGTTTGACGAGCGGATGGAGCGGCTGACGGAAATTTACGAATCACTGCCGGACGCAACGGAAGACTCTGAAAGGGGGCTTATAGTCGTGCCGGAAAAAAGAGCGGCGGCAAACGCCAAGACGGCTTTTCCGGCGGCAAAACTGAGGGAGATAAACGACGCCCTTCTCACCCTGCCCGAAGGGTTTTCAATGAATAGCAAAATCCTGAAATCCCGCGAGAAAAGGCGCGATGCGCTCAAAAATCCCAAAGCCCTTTCAATTGACTGGGCGATGGGAGAGGAACTTTCCTACGCCTCCATACTTGCGGACGGAGTGCCGATAAGGTTCACCGGGCAGGACTGCCAGAGGGGAACGTTCAGCCACAGGCACGCCGTGTGGCACGATGAGGTTACGGGGCGGCAGTATGCGCCGCTTCAGGAAATCCCTCAGGCAAAGGCGGGGTTTGAAATCATCAACAGCCCGCTCACCGAAAACGCGTGCATAGGGTTTGAATACGGCTACAGCATTCAGAAGCCCGAAACGCTTGTGATCTGGGAGGCACAATACGGAGACTTCATCAACGGGGCGCAGCCGCTCATAGACGAATACATGGTTTCGGGGCGTTCAAAGTGGGGGCAGCATCCGTCTCTTGTTCTGCTTCTGCCTCACGCCTACGAGGGGCAGGGTCCCGACCATTCCAGCGGGCGGCTTGAGAGGTTTCTGAACATGGCGGCGGAGAAAAATATCAGGGTGGTGAACTGCACAAGTTCGGCGCAGTTTTTCCATGTGATGAGAAGACAGGCGGCGGTGCTCAAAACAGACCCCCTGCCGCTTGTGATAATGACGCCGAAGGGGCTGCTCAGAAATCCGCTGGTGTCGTCATCGCTCAATCAGTTGTCGTCCGGGGGGTTTATGCCCGTTATAGACGACCCCGTAAAAGCGGCGGGCGCAAAGAAGGTGGAAAGGGTTATACTGTGCAGCGGCAAGGTGGCGGTGGATATGGAAATGTCTGACTTGAGAAAGAGCAGCCCGAAGGTGGCGGTCATACGGGTTGAGCAGCTTTACTACCCGCCGGTTGAAGAGATTGAGGCGGCGGTGGGCAGGTACGCAAAGGCGAAGGAAATAGTGTGGCTTCAGGAAGAGCCGGTAAACATGGGAGCGTGGGACTTTATCAATCCGATATTGCGCCGTATTGCGCGGGCGCGGAAACTGCCCCTTCATCTGATTGCGAGAAAGCGCAATTCAAGCCCGGCGGAGGGTTCTCTGTCAATGCACAAGGTAAATCAGGCTATACTTGTTGAGCAGGCGTTCAGCGGGGGCGATGTTCCGAACCTTGAAAAGAGCGGCGTGCTTTTGGAAAGGGATGTATAA